A single window of Granulicella mallensis MP5ACTX8 DNA harbors:
- a CDS encoding LacI family DNA-binding transcriptional regulator yields the protein MRKSNPQPTLSEVARLAGVGVGTASRVVNGGVNVSAGTMRKVKSAIQELGYMPNHAARVLKGGRTKTVGLLVPSIADHFFASCAEAADKIARAHDTLLIVAVTRNQCGDEMSSLEVLMRHRPDGLLIVPSDPENKELARFVRNSGIPVVTFDRPLFGSGCSSVLSDNFEAARKATLHLIEHGYKRILCLVSEPELYTIRERVRGYLQAMEEAGLQPLVDTGPEDMALASRSLAAHLKSRRPPDAVFTLKNSSTSAVVQILRQLRIPIPSRLALLGFDDFELAGTLHPSISVVQQPIEDLGRTAAELLFAELEGHPSKKTRREPIVLANRLVLRRSCGCKEVPARKDL from the coding sequence ATGAGAAAGAGCAATCCGCAACCAACACTTTCAGAGGTGGCTCGACTGGCTGGTGTTGGTGTTGGTACGGCATCGCGTGTCGTCAATGGCGGCGTCAACGTCAGCGCAGGGACGATGCGGAAGGTCAAGTCCGCCATTCAAGAGCTCGGTTATATGCCGAATCATGCGGCACGCGTACTCAAAGGCGGACGCACTAAAACCGTAGGCCTGCTGGTTCCCAGCATCGCCGATCACTTCTTCGCAAGCTGCGCGGAAGCAGCAGACAAGATAGCCAGAGCTCACGACACTCTGCTGATCGTTGCTGTTACCAGGAACCAGTGTGGCGATGAGATGAGCAGCTTAGAGGTGCTGATGCGGCATCGGCCGGACGGGTTGCTGATTGTGCCTTCCGATCCTGAAAACAAGGAGCTTGCGAGATTTGTCCGGAACAGCGGTATCCCGGTAGTGACCTTCGATCGACCGCTGTTTGGCAGCGGCTGTTCGAGTGTCCTCTCCGATAATTTCGAAGCCGCTCGCAAGGCCACACTTCATCTGATCGAGCATGGTTATAAGCGCATTCTCTGTTTGGTCAGTGAACCAGAGCTCTATACGATTCGTGAACGGGTGCGTGGTTATCTTCAGGCGATGGAGGAAGCAGGACTGCAGCCACTGGTGGACACTGGCCCGGAGGATATGGCCCTGGCGTCTCGCTCGCTCGCCGCACATTTGAAGAGCCGCCGGCCACCTGATGCCGTGTTCACTCTGAAGAACAGCTCGACCTCTGCCGTCGTGCAGATACTACGTCAGCTTAGGATTCCGATTCCTTCACGTCTTGCCTTGCTTGGATTCGATGACTTTGAACTGGCTGGGACATTGCATCCGTCCATCAGCGTCGTTCAACAGCCCATAGAAGATCTGGGTAGAACGGCTGCGGAGCTTCTCTTCGCCGAACTTGAGGGGCATCCCAGTAAGAAGACGAGGAGGGAACCGATCGTGCTGGCCAATCGATTGGTGCTTCGACGCTCGTGTGGCTGCAAAGAAGTACCCGCGCGTAAAGATTTATGA
- a CDS encoding acyltransferase family protein, whose translation MTTTTLPAATAELTSKRIPSVDVLRGFTLAAMILVNAAGEWPHAYWPLKHAQWNGCTPTDLVFPTFLFLTGTSLVFSFRSRLARGVGKRELFLHTLKRSVILFFIGVLLNALPYFHIGTLRIYGVLQRIALCYLCVSVLYLWNRRPAFLLSVAALLLLGYWILMRWIPLPGGLIPGRDVPLLDPVRNWVAICDRWLHLGRLYEITRDPEGLLSTPPAIATTLLGVLTGLWLQSQRTIKEKSAGMLIAGAALLGSGLLWSLWFPLNKKLWTSSYVLFAAGCALVGLGLFTYLMKDDRKDSWWSYPWLVFGTNAIAAYVLSEVIAIAISAIHIPGGDDKLTLKKYLFTHLFAPFGPGMDSLLFSLFFVLVCFVPIWILFRRRIFIKI comes from the coding sequence ATGACGACAACTACGCTGCCGGCGGCGACCGCTGAGCTTACAAGCAAGCGCATCCCCTCAGTCGACGTTCTGCGTGGTTTCACGTTAGCCGCCATGATCTTGGTCAATGCCGCGGGCGAATGGCCTCATGCCTACTGGCCGCTGAAGCACGCCCAGTGGAATGGCTGTACGCCGACCGACCTGGTCTTTCCGACCTTCCTTTTTCTTACAGGCACATCGCTGGTCTTCTCTTTCCGCTCCCGGCTGGCACGCGGCGTCGGAAAGCGGGAGCTGTTCCTGCACACTCTGAAGCGATCCGTCATTCTTTTTTTCATCGGCGTACTCCTGAACGCGCTTCCCTACTTCCATATTGGAACCTTGCGCATCTACGGCGTATTGCAGCGCATTGCCTTGTGCTATCTCTGCGTGAGCGTGCTCTATCTATGGAACCGCAGACCGGCATTCCTCTTGTCCGTAGCGGCTCTGCTGCTGTTGGGCTACTGGATTCTCATGCGCTGGATTCCGTTGCCGGGCGGCCTGATCCCAGGCCGGGACGTTCCCCTGCTCGATCCCGTTCGCAACTGGGTGGCGATCTGCGATCGCTGGCTGCACCTGGGACGGCTGTACGAGATAACCCGCGACCCTGAGGGACTTTTGAGCACGCCACCGGCAATCGCCACCACTCTCTTAGGAGTTCTGACCGGCCTCTGGCTGCAGTCGCAGAGAACGATCAAAGAGAAGAGCGCAGGCATGCTGATTGCAGGCGCGGCCCTGCTCGGCAGCGGCTTGTTATGGAGCCTCTGGTTCCCTCTCAACAAGAAACTGTGGACCAGCTCCTACGTTCTCTTTGCAGCCGGCTGCGCCCTGGTCGGTCTGGGCCTCTTCACCTACCTGATGAAAGATGACCGTAAAGATAGCTGGTGGAGTTATCCCTGGCTCGTCTTTGGCACCAACGCCATCGCCGCCTACGTTCTATCGGAAGTGATAGCCATCGCCATCTCCGCTATCCACATTCCCGGTGGAGACGATAAGCTCACGCTGAAGAAGTATCTATTCACCCACCTTTTCGCACCCTTCGGCCCGGGGATGGACTCTCTTCTGTTTTCCCTCTTCTTCGTCCTCGTATGCTTTGTGCCGATATGGATTCTATTTCGCAGGCGCATCTTCATCAAGATCTGA